The Euphorbia lathyris chromosome 3, ddEupLath1.1, whole genome shotgun sequence genome contains a region encoding:
- the LOC136223013 gene encoding uncharacterized protein isoform X3, producing the protein MAAELDARRTEVLSNAAKTIQRRVRTHCARKRFIALWKAAIHIQALWRGRLACKNFEGMKREAGAIKIQKHVRRYEARKAYKNLHVSALLLQTGLRAMAAHKEYRFKLQTKAATIIQASVDSERPRAGEIKEERQKKVEQLQESLQRLEGNMPLPIESTSAFDQIIQRKGHAIDMDRMPMKRTLPVSNRLKPRGGERGRSNYENYTNQCLTMHQPWASLLIYGIKRIEGRSWPAPIRGRLWIHAASRVPEEATSKAMEDFYREIYAVNGITDVKFPEHYPVSRLLGCVEVVGCVRGEEVASWEAIPEGVRLEGQTDFCWLCERPQKLLVPFEMRGFKGVYNLGRKIHEAAVRGLTPVKGPMPVRFPLPNPCDPFSLKPGSISKTSPHKSSQVEKSSSLSAAIAGARAAATQFSKNDQNRLMNNTQNNSSNPRSSGQVKSKPRDSLDEVPNDESSALNAAERSHHIQDPGASSHNRTRADRKQTVGASPKLKG; encoded by the exons ATG GCTGCTGAATTAGATGCAAGGAGAACTGAGGTACTCAGTAATGCAGCAAAAACCATCCAGCGGCGAGTACGAACTCATTGTGCTCGTAAACGGTTTATTGCACTGTGGAAGGCTGCTATACACATACAGGCACTTTGGAGAG GAAGACTTGCATGCAAAAATTTTGAAGGCATGAAAAGGGAGGCGGGTGCTATAAAAATTCAGAAGCATGTCCGCAGGTATGAAGCTAGAAAAGCCTACAAGAACCTACATGTCTCTGCACTTCTCTTGCAAACGGGTTTGAGAGCAATGGCTGCTCACAAGGAATACAGATTTAAGTTGCAAACTAAAGCTGCAACTATTATTCAG GCATCAGTGGATTCTGAGAGACCAAGAGCTGGTGAAATCAAAGAGGAGAGACAGAAAAAAGTTGAGCAGCTTCAGGAATCTTTGCAGAG GCTAGAAGGGAACATGCCATTGCCTATCGAAAGCACTAGCGCCTTTGATCAGATCATCCAGAGAAAAGGCCATGCTATTGATATGGATAGGATGCCCATGAAGAGGACTCTACCGGTCTCAAATCGGCTCAAACCAA gaggaggagaaaGAGGAAGAAGCAACTATGAGAATTACACTAACCAATGCTTGACCATGCACCAACCATGGGCTTCTCTGTTGATTTATGGAATCAAGCGCATTGAAGGAAGGTCTTGGCCGGCTCCTATTCGAG GCCGCCTTTGGATTCATGCTGCAAGTAGAGTTCCAGAGGAAGCTACAAGTAAAGCAATGGAGGATTTCTACAGGGAAATCTATGCAGTGAATGGAATTACTGATGTTAAGTTTCCTGAACATTATCCTGTTTCAAGACTTTTAG GATGTGTTGAAGTGGTCGGCTGTGTTAGAGGTGAAGAAGTAGCAAGCTGGGAGGCGATACCTGAAGGG GTAAGGTTAGAGGGACAAACAGATTTTTGCTGGCTTTGTGAACGGCCGCAG aaATTGCTAGTTCCATTTGAGATGCGAGGCTTCAAAGGTGTTTATAATTTGGGAAGGAAG ATACACGAGGCTGCAGTTAGAGGTCTGACCCCAGTGAAAGGTCCAATGCCAGTAAGATTTCCCCTTCCAAATCCTTGTGATCCTTTTTCCTTAAAACCCGGGTCTATATCCAAGACATCACCTCATAAATCATCTCAAGTGGAGAAGTCATCAAGTCTTAGTGCAGCAATTGCTGGTGCTCGTGCAGCAGCTACCCAGTTCAGCAAGAATGATCAAAATCGCCTAATGAATAATACACAGAATAACAGTTCTAATCCCAGAAGCAGTGGCCAAGTAAAAAGCAAACCACGGGATAGCTTAGATGAAGTTCCTAATGATGAATCTTCAGCGCTGAATGCTGCTGAGCGAAGCCATCACATCCAGGATCCGGGAGCAAGTAGCCATAATCGAACTCGTGCTGATAGGAAACAGACTGTTGGAGCTTCTCCTAAG TTAAAGGGCTGA
- the LOC136223013 gene encoding uncharacterized protein isoform X2, protein MAAELDARRTEVLSNAAKTIQRRVRTHCARKRFIALWKAAIHIQALWRGRLACKNFEGMKREAGAIKIQKHVRRYEARKAYKNLHVSALLLQTGLRAMAAHKEYRFKLQTKAATIIQASVDSERPRAGEIKEERQKKVEQLQESLQRLEGNMPLPIESTSAFDQIIQRKGHAIDMDRMPMKRTLPVSNRLKPRGERGRSNYENYTNQCLTMHQPWASLLIYGIKRIEGRSWPAPIRGRLWIHAASRVPEEATSKAMEDFYREIYAVNGITDVKFPEHYPVSRLLGCVEVVGCVRGEEVASWEAIPEGVRLEGQTDFCWLCERPQKLLVPFEMRGFKGVYNLGRKIHEAAVRGLTPVKGPMPVRFPLPNPCDPFSLKPGSISKTSPHKSSQVEKSSSLSAAIAGARAAATQFSKNDQNRLMNNTQNNSSNPRSSGQVKSKPRDSLDEVPNDESSALNAAERSHHIQDPGASSHNRTRADRKQTVGASPKIFAAAVKGLKLS, encoded by the exons ATG GCTGCTGAATTAGATGCAAGGAGAACTGAGGTACTCAGTAATGCAGCAAAAACCATCCAGCGGCGAGTACGAACTCATTGTGCTCGTAAACGGTTTATTGCACTGTGGAAGGCTGCTATACACATACAGGCACTTTGGAGAG GAAGACTTGCATGCAAAAATTTTGAAGGCATGAAAAGGGAGGCGGGTGCTATAAAAATTCAGAAGCATGTCCGCAGGTATGAAGCTAGAAAAGCCTACAAGAACCTACATGTCTCTGCACTTCTCTTGCAAACGGGTTTGAGAGCAATGGCTGCTCACAAGGAATACAGATTTAAGTTGCAAACTAAAGCTGCAACTATTATTCAG GCATCAGTGGATTCTGAGAGACCAAGAGCTGGTGAAATCAAAGAGGAGAGACAGAAAAAAGTTGAGCAGCTTCAGGAATCTTTGCAGAG GCTAGAAGGGAACATGCCATTGCCTATCGAAAGCACTAGCGCCTTTGATCAGATCATCCAGAGAAAAGGCCATGCTATTGATATGGATAGGATGCCCATGAAGAGGACTCTACCGGTCTCAAATCGGCTCAAACCAA gaggagaaaGAGGAAGAAGCAACTATGAGAATTACACTAACCAATGCTTGACCATGCACCAACCATGGGCTTCTCTGTTGATTTATGGAATCAAGCGCATTGAAGGAAGGTCTTGGCCGGCTCCTATTCGAG GCCGCCTTTGGATTCATGCTGCAAGTAGAGTTCCAGAGGAAGCTACAAGTAAAGCAATGGAGGATTTCTACAGGGAAATCTATGCAGTGAATGGAATTACTGATGTTAAGTTTCCTGAACATTATCCTGTTTCAAGACTTTTAG GATGTGTTGAAGTGGTCGGCTGTGTTAGAGGTGAAGAAGTAGCAAGCTGGGAGGCGATACCTGAAGGG GTAAGGTTAGAGGGACAAACAGATTTTTGCTGGCTTTGTGAACGGCCGCAG aaATTGCTAGTTCCATTTGAGATGCGAGGCTTCAAAGGTGTTTATAATTTGGGAAGGAAG ATACACGAGGCTGCAGTTAGAGGTCTGACCCCAGTGAAAGGTCCAATGCCAGTAAGATTTCCCCTTCCAAATCCTTGTGATCCTTTTTCCTTAAAACCCGGGTCTATATCCAAGACATCACCTCATAAATCATCTCAAGTGGAGAAGTCATCAAGTCTTAGTGCAGCAATTGCTGGTGCTCGTGCAGCAGCTACCCAGTTCAGCAAGAATGATCAAAATCGCCTAATGAATAATACACAGAATAACAGTTCTAATCCCAGAAGCAGTGGCCAAGTAAAAAGCAAACCACGGGATAGCTTAGATGAAGTTCCTAATGATGAATCTTCAGCGCTGAATGCTGCTGAGCGAAGCCATCACATCCAGGATCCGGGAGCAAGTAGCCATAATCGAACTCGTGCTGATAGGAAACAGACTGTTGGAGCTTCTCCTAAG ATTTTTGCTGCAGCAGTTAAAGGGCTGAAGCTTTCCTGA
- the LOC136223013 gene encoding uncharacterized protein isoform X1, whose product MAAELDARRTEVLSNAAKTIQRRVRTHCARKRFIALWKAAIHIQALWRGRLACKNFEGMKREAGAIKIQKHVRRYEARKAYKNLHVSALLLQTGLRAMAAHKEYRFKLQTKAATIIQASVDSERPRAGEIKEERQKKVEQLQESLQRLEGNMPLPIESTSAFDQIIQRKGHAIDMDRMPMKRTLPVSNRLKPRGGERGRSNYENYTNQCLTMHQPWASLLIYGIKRIEGRSWPAPIRGRLWIHAASRVPEEATSKAMEDFYREIYAVNGITDVKFPEHYPVSRLLGCVEVVGCVRGEEVASWEAIPEGVRLEGQTDFCWLCERPQKLLVPFEMRGFKGVYNLGRKIHEAAVRGLTPVKGPMPVRFPLPNPCDPFSLKPGSISKTSPHKSSQVEKSSSLSAAIAGARAAATQFSKNDQNRLMNNTQNNSSNPRSSGQVKSKPRDSLDEVPNDESSALNAAERSHHIQDPGASSHNRTRADRKQTVGASPKIFAAAVKGLKLS is encoded by the exons ATG GCTGCTGAATTAGATGCAAGGAGAACTGAGGTACTCAGTAATGCAGCAAAAACCATCCAGCGGCGAGTACGAACTCATTGTGCTCGTAAACGGTTTATTGCACTGTGGAAGGCTGCTATACACATACAGGCACTTTGGAGAG GAAGACTTGCATGCAAAAATTTTGAAGGCATGAAAAGGGAGGCGGGTGCTATAAAAATTCAGAAGCATGTCCGCAGGTATGAAGCTAGAAAAGCCTACAAGAACCTACATGTCTCTGCACTTCTCTTGCAAACGGGTTTGAGAGCAATGGCTGCTCACAAGGAATACAGATTTAAGTTGCAAACTAAAGCTGCAACTATTATTCAG GCATCAGTGGATTCTGAGAGACCAAGAGCTGGTGAAATCAAAGAGGAGAGACAGAAAAAAGTTGAGCAGCTTCAGGAATCTTTGCAGAG GCTAGAAGGGAACATGCCATTGCCTATCGAAAGCACTAGCGCCTTTGATCAGATCATCCAGAGAAAAGGCCATGCTATTGATATGGATAGGATGCCCATGAAGAGGACTCTACCGGTCTCAAATCGGCTCAAACCAA gaggaggagaaaGAGGAAGAAGCAACTATGAGAATTACACTAACCAATGCTTGACCATGCACCAACCATGGGCTTCTCTGTTGATTTATGGAATCAAGCGCATTGAAGGAAGGTCTTGGCCGGCTCCTATTCGAG GCCGCCTTTGGATTCATGCTGCAAGTAGAGTTCCAGAGGAAGCTACAAGTAAAGCAATGGAGGATTTCTACAGGGAAATCTATGCAGTGAATGGAATTACTGATGTTAAGTTTCCTGAACATTATCCTGTTTCAAGACTTTTAG GATGTGTTGAAGTGGTCGGCTGTGTTAGAGGTGAAGAAGTAGCAAGCTGGGAGGCGATACCTGAAGGG GTAAGGTTAGAGGGACAAACAGATTTTTGCTGGCTTTGTGAACGGCCGCAG aaATTGCTAGTTCCATTTGAGATGCGAGGCTTCAAAGGTGTTTATAATTTGGGAAGGAAG ATACACGAGGCTGCAGTTAGAGGTCTGACCCCAGTGAAAGGTCCAATGCCAGTAAGATTTCCCCTTCCAAATCCTTGTGATCCTTTTTCCTTAAAACCCGGGTCTATATCCAAGACATCACCTCATAAATCATCTCAAGTGGAGAAGTCATCAAGTCTTAGTGCAGCAATTGCTGGTGCTCGTGCAGCAGCTACCCAGTTCAGCAAGAATGATCAAAATCGCCTAATGAATAATACACAGAATAACAGTTCTAATCCCAGAAGCAGTGGCCAAGTAAAAAGCAAACCACGGGATAGCTTAGATGAAGTTCCTAATGATGAATCTTCAGCGCTGAATGCTGCTGAGCGAAGCCATCACATCCAGGATCCGGGAGCAAGTAGCCATAATCGAACTCGTGCTGATAGGAAACAGACTGTTGGAGCTTCTCCTAAG ATTTTTGCTGCAGCAGTTAAAGGGCTGAAGCTTTCCTGA